From a region of the Zingiber officinale cultivar Zhangliang chromosome 4B, Zo_v1.1, whole genome shotgun sequence genome:
- the LOC121976213 gene encoding SNF2 domain-containing protein CLASSY 2-like — protein sequence MWKRHICNHPIDGTPFEALYNGSWHGVDHISIKNGSTFAKINYNGSMVLDKVDGDCLRMRSRKASSGDCIHLLKPGTDVCALSGQVSLWHDAKIITIKKTPHDDYCTCLFNVMFFTNKTTSEKNDTNNRWAEVVPIENISILQKVQSEPWGDGCYKWNSTVDCVSNNKSKLLNDTVSSEVAWMLVLSTLKGMSFDLKSVKENLVYFIQKMQEDSSDLNNKQPEGDIDTTHPTSQKRIKALHFQISNKILRPKIVTLLMEASEEVPPKKASEKMPLSGVESFKDDEGSDSEVEILYQKSSLRHSKRLKTAPDRFSSYSSPNFNRPAKKIVLQDMNKGEIQPYIPFTFEYLMDEDPASVVLRENKSSEEKTTMLDSQHSSIVSEVKLIGFHKRGRPQSKILNSDEIGHMMPRIFKKSESSKKTANIDDIDHIVPCLYKERVNCKKATNPTECKDAMEKCMGNIRRQIEGQFESIVREEANQPTAFNEDEDFNWTPLANAPVEKDEHEDLWKEMDHCLTTIALTDQKQAMDMESPCKDALDSVEDGEEKCQHDFKLDEEIGLTCRLCHLVCTERKYVFQSFLKCNDWVSFKEKFDAQKLDWVEKLDMDWNSTRDPISLRENSLSETCENVWSLIDDLQSKLHLHQKKAFEFIWRNAAGSLVPSEMLQLPEKTGGCVISHSPGSGKTLLIIAFIVSFLRLFPRSRPLVLAPKSAIHTWRKEFQKWRIPVPVHLIQRDRSYEKEILFYRSKLLSLRTRTPNRKMMKIMDMLEKLRQWHENPSILMMNYSSFFSLAKQDSKHEYVRFMAEVLLKSPGILILDEGHNPRSTNSKLRKLLMEVKTENRILLSGTVFQNNFEEYFNTLALARPSFVDEVVSELDLDPHRRKLNREKKKHRKERLARKLFVEKIGQSIESSQEHDRKQGFELLNKMTGRFVDVYGNEILGTLPGLEIYTIMLASTDLQQKMLVKLQKSITHKRYPIEVELLITVCTIHPWLVTTVNCVSTYFNAEELEIIKNCREHLGIGSKTKFLIDLVHKSNRRGEKVLVFCHNISPLHFLVDMFKLVFGWNKGEEVLVLQGDQELPVRARIMDQFNGDTDGKCKVLLASTTACAEGISLTAASRLVMLDSEWNHSKTRQAIARAFRPGQDKVVYVYLLLASGTWEESKSRSNARKAWMSKMIFLGRYIEFSSSKQVEHIDDELLHEMVEEDESKSLQIILRPD from the exons ATGTGGAAAAGGCATATCTGCAACCATCCGATAGATGGAACTC CCTTTGAAGCACTTTATAATGGATCTTGGCACGGAGTGGATCATATTAGCATCAAGAATGGAAGCACTTTTGCAAAGATAAACTACAATGGTTCCATGGTTTTGGATAAAGTAGATGGTGATTGTTTACGCATGCGATCTCGGAAAGCAAGCTCAGGTGATTGCATCCACCTTTTGAAGCCTGGTACTGATGTGTGTGCGCTTTCAGGTCAGGTGTCATTGTGGCATGATGCTAAAATCATCACAATCAAGAAAACCCCTCATGATGATTACTGCACCTGTTTATTTAATGTCATGTTTTTTACAAATAAAACTACAAGTGAGAAGAATGACACTAATAATAGATGGGCCGAAGTGGTTCCTATTGAGAATATTTCCATACTTCAGAAGGTCCAAAGTGAACCTTGGGGAGATGGATGTTACAAGTGGAACTCGACTGTAGACTGTGTCTCAAATAATAAAAGTAAGTTGCTCAATGATACAGTTTCCTCTGAGGTTGCATGGATGCTTGTGTTATCTACTCTAAAAGGAATGAGCTTTGATTTGAAGTCGGTGaaagaaaatttagtatatttcaTCCAGAAAATGCAAGAAGATTCATCTGATCTAAATAATAAGCAGCCAGAAGGTGACATTGACACAACTCATCCAACTTCCCAAAAGAGAATAAAGGCTTTGCACTTCCAGATATCCAACAAGATACTGCGACCTAAAATTGTAACACTTCTCATGGAAGCTTCTGAGGAAGTGCCTCCTAAAAAGGCTTCTGAGAAAATGCCTCTATCAGGGGTTGAATCCTTTAAGGATGATGAGGGAAGTGACTCAGAAGTTGAGATTTTGTATCAAAAATCAAGTCTGAGGCATTCAAAACGTCTAAAAACTGCTCCGGATCGTTTTAGTAGCTATTCGTCACCAAATTTTAACCGCCCAGCTAAGAAGATTGTGCTGCAAGACATGAATAAAGGTGAGATACAACCATATATTCCTTTCACATTTGAATATTTGATGGATGAAGATCCAGCTTCTGTGGTATTGAGAGAAAATAAATCATCGGAAGAAAAAACAACAATGCTAGACTCACAACATTCTTCTATTGTGAGCGAAGTGAAACTGATAGGTTTTCACAAAAGAGGTCGACCCCAAAGTAAGATCTTAAATTCAGATGAAATTGGCCATATGATGCCACGTATATTCAAGAAATCAGAGAGCAGTAAGAAAACAGCAAATATAGATGATATTGACCATATTGTGCCATGTTTATACAAGGAAAGAGTGAACTGTAAGAAAGCAACAAATCCAACTGAATGCAAAGACGCAATGGAGAAGTGCATGGGAAACATTAGAAGGCAAATTGAGGGTCAGTTTGAGTCAATTGTGAGAGAAGAAGCAAATCAGCCAACAGCTtttaatgaagatgaagattttaaCTGGACACCATTGGCCAATGCTCCTGTGGAGAAAGATGAGCATGAAGATTTGTGGAAAGAAATGGATCATTGTCTGACAACAATTGCACTTACTGATCAGAAGCAG GCTATGGACATGGAATCCCCTTGTAAAGATGCTCTCGATTCAGTAGAAGATGGTGAGGAAAAATGTCAGCATGATTTCAAGCTGGATGAGGAGATAGGACTGACATGCCGATTATGCCACCTAGTATGCACAGAAAGGAAATATGTTTTCCAATCATTT TTGAAATGTAATGATTGGGTTTCATTTAAAGAGAAATTTGATGCTCAAAAGCTTGACTGGGTCGAAAAATTAGATATGGATTGGAACTCCACTAGAGATCCCATTTCCTTGAGAGAAAATTCGCTGTCAGAAACTTGTGAGAATGTATGGTCTTTAATAGATGATCTCCAGTCAAAATTACATCTTCATCAAAAGAAAGCATTTGAATTTATTTGGAGGAATGCTGCCGGGTCTTTGGTTCCTTCAGAAATGTTGCAATTGCCGGAGAAAACTGGTGGTTGTGTGATCTCACACTCTCCCGGGTCAGGAAAAACATTGCTTATAATCGCATTCATTGTCAGCTTTTTGAGACTATTTCCTAGAAGTCGGCCCTTGGTGCTTGCCCCGAAGTCTGCCATTCATACCTGGCGCAAGGAATTTCAGAAATGGAGGATACCGGTCCCTGTTCATCTGATTCAAAGGGacagaagctatgagaaagaaaTTCTATTTTACAGATCTAAGCTTCTGTCTCTGAGGACTAGAACGCCGAATAGGAAGATGATGAAAATAATGGATATGCTCGAAAAGTTAAGACAGTGGCATGAAAACCCAAGCATTCTGATGATGAActactcttccttcttctccttagcaAAGCAAGACTCAAAACATGAGTATGTTAGGTTCATGGCAGAAGTTCTGCTAAAAAGTCCCGGGATTTTGATTCTCGATGAGGGTCATAATCCAAGAAGCACCAATTCGAAGCTAAGAAAGCTCTTGATGGAAGTTAAGACAGAAAATAGAATTCTTCTATCAGGAACTGTTTTTCAGAACAACTTTGAAGAATATTTCAATACCTTAGCTTTGGCCAGACCGAGCTTTGTTGATGAGGTTGTCAGTGAGTTGGACTTGGATCCACATAGAAGAAAGCTAAACCGAGAGAAGAAAAAACATCGTAAAGAGAGACTAGCAAGGAAGCTTTTTGTGGAAAAGATTGGACAAAGTATCGAATCAAGCCAAGAGCATGACAGGAAGCAGGGGTTTGAACTATTGAATAAAATGACAGGCAGGTTTGTCGATGTTTATGGAAATGAGATATTAGGGACACTCCCTGGTCTGGAAATTTACACTATCATGTTGGCATCGACAGATCTTCAGCAGAAAATGTTGGTGAAGTTACAAAAATCAATAACACACAAAAGATACCCTATCGAAGTGGAGTTATTGATTACAGTTTGTACTATTCATCCGTGGCTGGTAACAACAGTAAATTGTGTGTCAACTTATTTCAATGCTGAGGAGTTGGAAATCATCAAAAACTGCAGAGAACATTTGGGGATTGGTTCTAAAACAAAGTTCTTAATTGATCTTGTCCACAAATCCAATAGAAGGGGTGAGAAAGTTTTGGTTTTCTGTCACAATATCTCTCCGCTGCACTTTCTCGTCGATATGTTTAAGCTTGTCTTTGGGTGGAACAAAGGAGAAGAAGTTTTGGTTCTTCAAGGTGATCAAGAGCTGCCTGTCCGTGCAAGAATCATGGACCAGTTCAATGGCGACACTGATGGCAAATGCAAGGTGTTGCTCGCATCCACAACAGCTTGTGCCGAAGGCATTAGCTTGACAGCGGCATCTAGATTGGTCATGTTGGACTCGGAGTGGAACCACTCGAAGACCAGGCAAGCAATTGCTCGTGCATTCAGACCAGGACAGGATAAAGTAGTCTACGTCTACCTGTTACTAGCATCAGGAACATGGGAAGAAAGCAAGTCCCGGAGCAACGCACGCAAGGCTTGGATGTCAAAGATGATTTTTCTCGGGCGGTATATTGAGTTTTCTTCTTCCAAACAAGTAGAACATATCGACGACGAACTCCTGCACGAGATGGTGGAGGAAGATGAGAGCAAATCCTTGCAGATAATCCTGAGACCTGACTAG